The Aequorivita sublithincola DSM 14238 genome window below encodes:
- the rfbC gene encoding dTDP-4-dehydrorhamnose 3,5-epimerase, which produces MTVEETFLKDCFIIKPSVFEDDRGYFMESFNSIQFEEKTGIKTTFVQDNESYSSYGVIRGLHAQGGIYAQAKLVRVLKGEVLDVVVDARKDSATYGEKFEIILSAKNKLQLFVPKGFLHGFAVLSETATFFYKCDEFYKKDSEFGVIYNDADLNIDWQIPLEKRIVSEKDKGLPLFSSLS; this is translated from the coding sequence ATGACCGTTGAAGAAACCTTTTTAAAAGACTGTTTTATAATAAAACCTAGTGTTTTTGAAGACGATAGGGGTTATTTTATGGAAAGCTTCAACTCGATTCAATTTGAGGAAAAAACAGGAATAAAAACCACTTTCGTGCAGGATAATGAATCCTATTCTTCCTACGGAGTTATACGGGGGCTGCATGCGCAAGGTGGAATTTATGCTCAGGCCAAGTTGGTGAGAGTTTTGAAAGGAGAAGTGCTTGATGTGGTGGTTGATGCCCGAAAAGATTCGGCAACCTACGGTGAAAAGTTTGAAATTATCTTAAGTGCAAAGAATAAATTACAGTTGTTTGTGCCTAAAGGATTTTTACACGGTTTTGCCGTATTGAGTGAAACTGCTACTTTTTTTTATAAATGTGATGAATTTTATAAGAAAGATTCAGAATTTGGTGTGATTTACAACGATGCTGACTTGAATATTGATTGGCAAATTCCATTGGAAAAGCG
- the rfbB gene encoding dTDP-glucose 4,6-dehydratase produces MQNKKILITGGAGFIGSHVVRLLVKKYPQAKIYNLDSLTYAGNLENLGDVEDEQNYKFLKADITDAKTIDLIFEEYKFDVVVHLAAESHVDRSITDPIGFAKTNILGTLNLLESSKRLWLRDYSGKLFYHISTDEVYGSLGQEGLFTETTPYDPNSPYSASKASSDHFVRAYGETFKLPYIISNCSNNYGPNQFPEKLIPLFIHNIINNKSLPVYGDGNYTRDWLYVLDHAEAIDLILNDGKCGETYNIGGFNEWKNIDLVKLLCTLMDQKLGRSEGSSAKLITFVKDRPGHDLRYAIDASKINNDLGWKPSVTFEEGLSKTIDWYLANEEWLLHVTSGKYQEYYKKQYH; encoded by the coding sequence ATGCAGAACAAGAAAATACTTATAACTGGCGGAGCAGGATTTATTGGATCCCATGTGGTGCGTTTACTGGTTAAAAAATATCCCCAAGCAAAAATTTATAATTTGGATAGTCTAACCTATGCCGGAAATTTGGAAAATCTAGGGGATGTGGAGGATGAACAAAACTACAAGTTTTTAAAAGCCGATATAACCGACGCCAAAACTATAGACCTAATTTTTGAAGAATACAAGTTTGATGTTGTGGTGCATTTGGCAGCAGAGAGCCATGTGGATCGATCTATTACAGATCCTATAGGCTTTGCCAAGACCAACATTTTAGGCACTTTAAACCTACTGGAATCTTCCAAGAGACTTTGGTTAAGGGATTATTCCGGAAAGCTTTTTTATCATATCAGTACAGACGAAGTTTACGGCAGCTTGGGTCAAGAAGGGTTATTTACAGAAACTACGCCTTACGATCCTAATTCTCCTTATTCCGCTTCAAAGGCGAGCTCGGACCATTTTGTTAGAGCTTATGGCGAAACATTTAAGCTTCCTTATATTATTTCCAACTGTTCCAATAATTACGGTCCAAATCAATTCCCTGAGAAATTGATTCCACTTTTTATACATAATATCATTAATAATAAATCCCTGCCTGTTTATGGCGATGGCAATTATACCAGAGATTGGTTATATGTTCTAGACCATGCAGAGGCAATAGATCTTATTCTAAACGATGGAAAGTGTGGTGAGACCTATAATATTGGTGGGTTTAACGAGTGGAAAAATATAGATTTGGTGAAATTACTCTGTACGTTAATGGATCAAAAATTGGGGCGATCAGAGGGAAGTTCCGCAAAACTTATAACATTTGTAAAAGATAGACCGGGGCATGATCTTCGTTATGCCATTGATGCCAGCAAAATAAATAACGACTTAGGGTGGAAACCCAGTGTAACTTTTGAGGAGGGTCTTTCAAAAACAATAGATTGGTATCTTGCCAATGAAGAATGGCTATTACACGTAACCTCTGGAAAATATCAAGAATACTACAAAAAACAATACCACTAA